One stretch of Estrella lausannensis DNA includes these proteins:
- a CDS encoding 23S rRNA (pseudouridine(1915)-N(3))-methyltransferase RlmH, whose amino-acid sequence MGPLREMAKIIIATVHKSKEPWLDLGCKDYLQRLAPRHPVEIVLYKDEERLAKAINEDKRPILLDPRGKQLDSKAFALMLEKEIEIRGNDAFFAIGGPEGFSQELKAGKSLISLSPMTFTHQMARLLLLEQIYRSFEILRGSPYHK is encoded by the coding sequence GTGGGGCCGCTAAGAGAGATGGCCAAAATCATCATAGCGACCGTCCACAAAAGCAAAGAACCCTGGCTCGATCTCGGTTGCAAAGATTACTTGCAAAGGCTAGCTCCGCGGCATCCCGTGGAAATCGTTCTCTATAAAGATGAAGAACGCCTTGCGAAGGCCATCAACGAAGACAAACGTCCCATCCTGCTTGACCCAAGGGGCAAGCAGCTTGACAGCAAAGCTTTTGCATTGATGCTTGAAAAAGAGATTGAAATTCGCGGCAACGACGCCTTTTTCGCCATCGGCGGCCCTGAGGGCTTCTCTCAGGAACTAAAGGCGGGAAAGTCACTGATCAGCCTCTCGCCAATGACCTTCACCCACCAGATGGCTCGCCTGCTGCTTTTAGAGCAGATCTATCGCTCCTTTGAAATTCTGCGCGGCTCACCCTATCACAAGTAG
- the smpB gene encoding SsrA-binding protein SmpB, which yields MTGHDNSSEITTNRKAFYNYEILETHEAGIVLTGTEIKSLRQTGASLQEAFVKVLRGSIWLIGSYIAPYSHGNIYNHEERRERKLLMHKMEIEKLLSLQQEKGVAIIPLALYFKKGKVKVRLGVGRGKKMHDKREAIKTRDEKRRMEEAKKWGR from the coding sequence ATGACAGGACACGACAACTCCTCAGAAATTACAACCAACCGCAAGGCGTTTTATAACTATGAAATTTTAGAAACGCACGAAGCGGGCATTGTACTTACCGGAACGGAAATCAAATCTCTTCGGCAAACAGGAGCCTCCCTGCAGGAAGCTTTTGTCAAAGTGTTACGCGGATCCATCTGGCTGATTGGTTCCTACATCGCTCCCTATTCCCATGGCAACATCTACAACCACGAAGAGCGAAGGGAGCGTAAGCTTCTCATGCACAAAATGGAGATCGAAAAACTCCTTTCCCTGCAGCAGGAAAAGGGAGTGGCCATCATTCCTCTGGCCCTCTACTTCAAAAAGGGAAAAGTTAAGGTGCGGCTAGGCGTTGGCCGGGGAAAGAAGATGCACGACAAGAGGGAAGCCATCAAAACCAGAGATGAAAAGCGCCGGATGGAAGAAGCCAAGAAGTGGGGCCGCTAA